A genomic window from Sulfurospirillum multivorans DSM 12446 includes:
- a CDS encoding HugZ family pyridoxamine 5'-phosphate oxidase has translation MKEFIKNIQTAIIGTLDKNNLPFSSYAPYIYDANRFYVYISDIATHAKNIQKTPKASLFFVEDESKTENLFARKRVSLQCDSVKIARGSERFEEVLSLFAEKFDAKMVATLKKMTDFNLYEFKVHYGEATFGFGKAYFIGGENMDELIARTGDNPHHGTEK, from the coding sequence ATGAAAGAATTTATCAAAAATATTCAAACCGCCATCATCGGCACACTGGACAAAAATAACCTTCCTTTTTCATCCTATGCCCCGTATATTTACGATGCCAACCGTTTTTATGTCTATATCTCCGACATTGCAACACATGCCAAAAATATTCAAAAAACCCCAAAAGCCTCACTCTTTTTCGTGGAAGATGAGAGTAAAACGGAGAATTTATTTGCCAGAAAACGCGTATCATTGCAGTGCGACAGTGTGAAAATAGCGCGAGGCAGTGAACGTTTTGAGGAAGTTTTAAGTCTGTTTGCAGAGAAATTTGATGCGAAGATGGTCGCAACGTTGAAAAAGATGACCGACTTTAATCTGTACGAATTCAAAGTGCATTACGGCGAAGCGACCTTTGGGTTTGGAAAGGCGTATTTTATCGGTGGGGAAAATATGGACGAACTCATAGCAAGAACAGGTGATAATCCGCATCATGGAACAGAAAAATAG
- a CDS encoding DUF4258 domain-containing protein, which produces MEQKNSVLTKHQLLQLQRGVSFEEVLELIVQGSVLNRLMHPNREKYPHQEIFVVEMKGYIWYVPFVENESEIFLKTIIPSRKLVKSFGGKKQ; this is translated from the coding sequence ATGGAACAGAAAAATAGTGTATTGACAAAACATCAACTGTTGCAACTTCAACGAGGTGTGAGTTTTGAAGAGGTGCTTGAGCTGATTGTTCAAGGTAGCGTTTTAAATCGCCTCATGCATCCTAACCGTGAAAAATACCCCCATCAAGAGATTTTTGTTGTTGAGATGAAGGGGTACATTTGGTATGTTCCTTTCGTGGAAAATGAGAGTGAAATTTTTTTAAAGACCATTATTCCGAGCCGAAAACTGGTCAAATCCTTTGGAGGTAAAAAACAATGA
- a CDS encoding DUF4160 domain-containing protein, whose product MPTLLLQDGFKFFFYANEHEPKHIHVMKNEGFAKIELEHLKVVQNYLKPKDLKIALAIIEQHKDEFERKWNEWFN is encoded by the coding sequence ATGCCTACACTTTTGCTTCAAGACGGTTTTAAATTTTTCTTTTATGCCAATGAGCATGAGCCAAAGCATATTCACGTGATGAAAAATGAGGGTTTTGCAAAAATTGAGTTAGAGCACTTGAAAGTCGTACAAAATTATTTGAAACCAAAAGATTTAAAAATAGCATTGGCTATTATAGAACAACACAAAGACGAATTTGAAAGGAAGTGGAATGAGTGGTTTAATTAA
- a CDS encoding DUF2442 domain-containing protein: protein MSGLIKGKEVHFDDTYLHVKLSDERIISTPLDWYKPLKNATLAQLKNYTFICLDSGIEWEELDYQLSIESMLHGESRVA from the coding sequence ATGAGTGGTTTAATTAAAGGAAAAGAAGTCCATTTTGACGATACCTATTTACATGTAAAGCTCAGTGATGAACGCATCATTTCAACGCCGCTTGATTGGTATAAACCTCTCAAAAATGCCACATTGGCTCAGCTCAAAAATTACACATTTATCTGTTTAGACTCTGGCATCGAATGGGAAGAACTTGACTATCAGCTCAGTATTGAAAGTATGTTACATGGTGAGAGTAGAGTCGCTTGA
- the thiC gene encoding phosphomethylpyrimidine synthase ThiC: MSKVLDNLEKIDASYIQNFPSSRKIYVQGSRKDIQVPMREITLSATSLRDGTFEENPPLHVYDTSGVYTDPTVKIDLHKGLEPLRAKWIEERNDTEQLADFNSIYFHKRHDDQELNALRFPNLKKPRRALKGKNITQMHYARQGIITPEMEYVAIRENCNLEEARKHKLLGSQHKGEHFGANLSDVYTPEFVRQEIAAGRAVLPLNVNHPEAEPMIIGRNFMVKINANIGNSATTSSIEEEVEKMLWSTRWGGDTVMDLSTGKNIHETREWILRNSAVPIGTVPIYQALEKVNGIAEDLTWEVFRDTLIEQAEQGVDYFTIHAGVRLAYVPMTAKRLTGIVSRGGSIMAKWCLHHHKESFLYTHFEEICDIMKAYDVAFSLGDGLRPGSLYDANDEAQFAELETLGELTKIAWKHDVQVMIEGPGHVPMQMIKENMTKELEDCFEAPFYTLGPLVTDIAPGYDHITSAIGAAQIGWYGTAMLCYVTPKEHLGLPNREDVKEGIIAYKIAAHAADLAKGFPGAQIRDNAMSKARFEFRWYDQFNIGFDPDRAREYHDKTLPVESAKVAHFCSMCGPKFCSMKISQDVRDYAAKIGAEDVTVALEKGMEEQAKHFKESGGQIYM, encoded by the coding sequence ATGAGTAAAGTCCTCGATAATCTTGAAAAAATAGATGCTTCATACATTCAAAACTTCCCAAGTTCTCGTAAAATATACGTCCAAGGCTCACGCAAAGACATTCAAGTCCCGATGCGTGAAATCACCCTCAGTGCGACTTCACTTCGCGATGGTACCTTTGAGGAAAATCCACCGCTTCACGTCTATGACACATCAGGCGTTTACACCGACCCCACTGTCAAGATCGACCTCCACAAAGGCTTAGAACCACTACGCGCCAAATGGATCGAAGAGCGCAATGACACCGAACAACTAGCCGATTTTAACTCTATCTATTTTCACAAACGTCACGATGACCAAGAGTTGAACGCTCTTCGTTTCCCTAACCTCAAAAAACCACGTCGCGCACTCAAAGGCAAGAATATCACTCAAATGCACTACGCTCGTCAAGGTATCATCACGCCAGAGATGGAGTATGTCGCCATTCGTGAAAACTGTAACCTTGAAGAGGCACGCAAACACAAACTCTTAGGCTCTCAACATAAAGGTGAGCATTTTGGGGCAAACCTGTCCGATGTTTACACGCCTGAATTTGTACGCCAAGAGATCGCCGCAGGACGTGCCGTTCTTCCCCTCAATGTCAACCATCCTGAAGCCGAGCCGATGATAATAGGTCGTAACTTCATGGTCAAAATCAACGCCAACATCGGCAATTCCGCTACGACCTCATCCATCGAAGAAGAGGTCGAAAAGATGCTCTGGTCAACCCGTTGGGGTGGTGACACTGTGATGGACTTGTCCACAGGCAAAAACATCCACGAAACGAGAGAGTGGATACTCCGTAACTCCGCCGTGCCTATCGGAACTGTGCCCATTTACCAAGCCTTAGAAAAAGTAAACGGCATTGCCGAAGACTTGACGTGGGAAGTCTTCCGTGATACCCTCATCGAGCAAGCCGAACAAGGCGTGGACTACTTTACGATTCATGCAGGTGTTCGCCTCGCTTACGTTCCTATGACAGCAAAACGCCTCACAGGCATCGTCTCTCGTGGTGGAAGCATCATGGCAAAATGGTGTCTGCACCATCACAAAGAGAGTTTTTTATACACTCATTTTGAGGAAATCTGTGACATCATGAAAGCTTACGATGTCGCCTTTTCACTCGGCGATGGCTTACGCCCCGGTTCCCTTTACGATGCCAACGATGAAGCGCAATTTGCCGAACTTGAGACGCTGGGAGAACTCACCAAAATCGCATGGAAACACGACGTGCAAGTGATGATCGAAGGCCCAGGACACGTTCCGATGCAGATGATTAAAGAGAATATGACCAAAGAGTTAGAGGACTGTTTTGAAGCGCCCTTCTACACCCTTGGACCCTTGGTCACCGACATCGCTCCAGGCTACGACCACATCACCTCAGCCATCGGTGCGGCGCAAATCGGTTGGTACGGCACAGCGATGCTCTGTTACGTCACACCCAAAGAGCACTTAGGCTTACCAAACCGTGAAGATGTCAAAGAAGGCATCATCGCCTACAAAATCGCCGCCCACGCCGCAGACCTCGCCAAAGGTTTCCCTGGAGCGCAAATACGCGACAACGCCATGAGCAAAGCCCGTTTTGAGTTTCGTTGGTACGACCAGTTCAACATCGGCTTCGACCCTGACCGCGCACGTGAATACCACGACAAAACGCTCCCAGTGGAAAGTGCCAAAGTCGCGCATTTTTGCTCCATGTGCGGCCCAAAATTCTGCTCCATGAAAATCTCGCAAGATGTCAGAGACTACGCCGCAAAGATTGGTGCTGAAGATGTTACTGTTGCATTAGAAAAAGGAATGGAAGAGCAAGCCAAACACTTTAAAGAGAGCGGTGGACAGATTTACATGTAA
- a CDS encoding chemotaxis protein CheX: MKEAVIQATENFCSTILCEVPQKASELGSYFYGSAIALIENEMEHTWYLFFEKKVLDEIALNLLFEENLCENDLDDLLKEIANQIIGSAKVILEERYPHNDYHLSVPEFMGNVATPFPIALQVAQHYQIKNSTFVIAK, from the coding sequence ATGAAAGAAGCTGTGATCCAAGCGACAGAGAATTTCTGCTCAACCATTTTGTGTGAAGTTCCACAAAAAGCGTCTGAATTAGGAAGCTATTTTTATGGCTCCGCGATCGCTCTCATCGAAAATGAGATGGAACATACGTGGTATCTTTTTTTTGAAAAAAAGGTGTTGGATGAGATCGCGCTGAACCTTCTTTTTGAAGAAAATCTCTGTGAAAACGACCTCGACGATCTGCTCAAAGAGATCGCCAATCAAATCATCGGCTCGGCTAAAGTGATCTTGGAAGAGAGATACCCCCACAACGACTACCACCTCAGCGTGCCCGAATTTATGGGCAATGTCGCCACACCCTTTCCCATCGCACTCCAAGTTGCACAACACTACCAAATCAAAAACAGCACTTTTGTTATCGCTAAATAA